One part of the Terrimicrobium sacchariphilum genome encodes these proteins:
- a CDS encoding HupE/UreJ family protein, with protein MAKKSALVALLALTPLLAHAHTGVDVVHDFSHGLTHPLFGLDHLLAMIAVGLWAVQLGGRALWAVPTSFVGVMILGSVLGFANIPLPMVETGILTSVLLLGVLITFAVKVPLWASSALVAVFAVFHGYAHGAECPANSMSLLYGAGFVLATASLHLVGIGAGKLVGTTAKDWALRACGAAVLVGGILLA; from the coding sequence GCCAAGAAATCCGCGCTCGTTGCACTGCTTGCTCTCACACCGTTGCTTGCTCACGCCCACACGGGAGTCGACGTCGTACATGATTTCTCGCATGGACTCACCCACCCGCTCTTCGGGCTTGATCACCTTCTCGCGATGATCGCCGTCGGGCTTTGGGCCGTGCAGCTCGGCGGTCGTGCACTCTGGGCGGTTCCGACCAGCTTTGTGGGAGTAATGATCCTCGGCAGCGTCCTCGGCTTTGCCAACATACCGCTTCCGATGGTGGAAACCGGCATCCTTACCTCGGTGCTGCTGCTCGGCGTGCTGATCACTTTTGCGGTGAAGGTTCCGCTCTGGGCCAGCTCCGCGCTCGTCGCGGTCTTCGCCGTGTTCCATGGTTACGCCCATGGCGCCGAGTGCCCGGCCAACAGCATGAGCCTGCTCTACGGTGCCGGATTCGTCCTCGCCACCGCCTCGCTGCACCTCGTCGGAATCGGCGCGGGCAAGCTGGTGGGTACGACCGCCAAGGATTGGGCTCTTCGCGCCTGCGGAGCCGCCGTCCTCGTAGGCGGAATTCTCCTCGCTTAA